The following are encoded in a window of Methylicorpusculum oleiharenae genomic DNA:
- a CDS encoding formate dehydrogenase subunit delta gives MNIERLIKMANDIGDFFNAESDKEAASIGIRNHILRSWDPRMRREIIDYCEKDGSALHGIVKIAIDDLARFS, from the coding sequence ATGAATATAGAAAGACTCATCAAAATGGCCAATGACATAGGCGATTTTTTTAACGCAGAAAGCGATAAAGAGGCGGCATCTATCGGCATCAGAAATCATATTTTAAGATCCTGGGATCCGAGAATGCGCCGCGAGATCATTGACTATTGCGAAAAAGACGGCTCAGCTCTCCATGGTATTGTTAAAATCGCCATTGATGATCTGGCCCGTTTCAGCTGA
- a CDS encoding SDR family NAD(P)-dependent oxidoreductase, whose amino-acid sequence MAGKFLIYGGYGAIGSATARILAERGDTLHLVGRNEAKLTALATELGAGYTVGDINETDLFARASSDAGEVLEGLVYAVGSINLRGLQRLTEADFLNDFRVNALGAAFAVQAALPMLKKSVEGASVLFYSSVAALQGFAFHASVGMAKGAVSGLTLSLAAELAPKIRVNAIAPSLTRTPLADGILANEKLAADIAGLHALQRLGEPKDIASLSAFLLSPQASWITGQIISVDGGRSTLRVKG is encoded by the coding sequence ATGGCTGGCAAATTTCTTATCTATGGCGGTTATGGCGCAATCGGCTCGGCAACTGCACGAATTCTAGCTGAGCGTGGCGATACGCTTCACTTGGTTGGACGAAATGAAGCCAAACTTACAGCGCTTGCAACCGAACTGGGCGCCGGTTACACCGTAGGGGATATCAATGAGACCGATCTGTTTGCCCGCGCCTCAAGCGATGCGGGAGAGGTTTTGGAAGGATTAGTCTATGCCGTAGGCTCCATCAATCTGCGGGGACTTCAACGGCTAACCGAAGCCGATTTTCTGAATGACTTCAGGGTCAATGCACTGGGCGCGGCATTTGCCGTGCAGGCGGCTTTGCCGATGCTCAAGAAAAGCGTTGAAGGTGCATCAGTACTTTTTTATTCCAGCGTGGCCGCCTTGCAGGGTTTTGCTTTTCATGCCTCAGTCGGTATGGCAAAAGGCGCAGTGTCGGGTCTGACATTGTCGCTTGCGGCCGAGCTTGCCCCTAAAATACGCGTTAATGCGATAGCGCCGTCACTCACCCGAACACCTCTGGCTGATGGCATTCTTGCCAATGAAAAATTAGCCGCCGACATTGCCGGACTGCATGCCTTGCAAAGACTCGGAGAACCGAAGGATATTGCGTCTCTCAGCGCCTTTCTGCTGTCACCCCAAGCAAGCTGGATAACCGGGCAGATCATCAGTGTTGACGGCGGCCGGTCAACTTTGCGCGTCAAAGGCTGA
- a CDS encoding host attachment protein, with amino-acid sequence MLSTWVVVADSSRARFFSLVSRTESMQELDGMVHVESRMRELDEVSDRQGGIAGGHGEGDHTFEAPTDFKHHEAQLFAKQIGVKLERGRVNNEYAKLILIAPPAFLGVLRESLNSHVSDLVIKSMHKNLVVEDESVIREHIHND; translated from the coding sequence ATGTTGTCAACCTGGGTAGTCGTCGCAGATAGTTCCAGAGCGCGTTTTTTCTCATTGGTCAGCCGGACTGAGTCAATGCAAGAATTAGACGGAATGGTTCATGTTGAAAGCAGAATGCGTGAACTGGATGAAGTATCTGATAGACAAGGCGGCATCGCTGGAGGTCATGGTGAAGGTGATCATACTTTTGAAGCGCCCACCGATTTTAAGCACCATGAAGCGCAACTGTTTGCAAAACAAATAGGCGTTAAACTTGAACGGGGCCGTGTCAACAACGAGTATGCAAAACTGATTTTAATAGCGCCACCTGCCTTTTTAGGTGTGTTGCGCGAGTCTCTCAATAGTCATGTTTCAGATTTGGTTATCAAGTCGATGCATAAAAATCTGGTTGTTGAGGATGAATCGGTTATTCGCGAACACATTCATAACGATTAG
- the nirD gene encoding nitrite reductase small subunit NirD, with the protein MSEWQDVCSVDDLQPDSGICVKVNAHQIALFYMPKEQALYALDNFDPFGQANVLSRGMIGDIGGQPMVASPMYKQHFNLVTGVCFEDETVKVATYPTRIVNHRVAVCVQEAR; encoded by the coding sequence ATGAGCGAATGGCAAGATGTCTGCAGTGTCGATGATCTGCAACCGGATTCCGGCATCTGCGTAAAAGTCAACGCGCATCAGATTGCCTTGTTCTATATGCCCAAAGAACAGGCCCTGTACGCGCTCGATAATTTCGACCCCTTTGGCCAGGCCAATGTCTTGTCCCGCGGCATGATCGGCGATATCGGCGGCCAGCCGATGGTCGCCTCGCCGATGTACAAGCAGCATTTCAATTTGGTCACCGGCGTGTGTTTTGAAGATGAAACCGTCAAAGTCGCCACCTACCCCACCCGGATCGTCAACCACCGGGTCGCAGTCTGCGTTCAGGAGGCGCGATGA
- the nirB gene encoding nitrite reductase large subunit NirB, translating into MSHTQTLVVIGNGMVGQHFLAALVNSAAKARYHLVVFCEEPRPAYDRVHLSEYFAGKTAQDLSLVPDGFFAEHGITVHVGDKAKTIDRAAKTVISERGVVIAYDTLVLATGSYPFVPPVPGHDRPHCLVYRTIEDLEAMKSAAACSKVGVVVGGGLLGLEAAKALTDLGLITHVVEFAPRLMAVQLDEGGGALLKRKIEALGVSVHLNKNTTLIDDGSTCLHKMNFAGGDVLETDLILFSAGIRPRDDLAAACGLDIGPRGGIVIDNQCRTSDPAIFAIGECALWNNRIFGLVAPGYAMARAVVSVLEGAGSAFTGADMSTKLKLMGVDVASIGDAHAATPGALVYTYQDGDSDIYKRLVVSADKKTLLGAVLVGEAADYGTLLQYCLNGIALPEHPEALILPRLSGEPVGLGADALPASAQICSCHNVSKGDICAAIDTGCTSLGALKQATQAATGCGGCGALLKSVLDAELKKQGVAVNTDLCEHFPHTRQGLYHLVMVGEIKTFAELLDKHGRGRGCEICKQAVGSILASYWNDYILKNEHLGLQDTNDHYLANIQKDGTYSVVPRVAGGEIEPEKLIVLGQVAKKYGLYTKITGAQRVDLFGARVDQLPLIWRELVDAGFESGHAYGKSLRTVKSCVGSTWCRYGVDDSVSLALSLENRYKGLRSPHKLKFAVSGCTRECAEAQSKDIGVIATEHGWNLYVCGNGGMKPRHADLFATQLDQATLIKYIDRLLIFYVRTADRLQRTSVWMNNLEGGLAYLQSVVIDDSLGLGDELEAQMQRVIDTYQCEWKTTLADPGKLKRFRHFVNSDQPDERILFVQERGQIRPAKDEERAALTPHKHFTLLEEA; encoded by the coding sequence ATCACCTTGTGGTGTTTTGCGAAGAGCCCCGGCCGGCCTATGACCGGGTGCATTTATCGGAGTATTTTGCCGGTAAAACGGCGCAGGATCTGTCGCTGGTACCGGACGGCTTTTTTGCCGAACACGGCATCACCGTGCATGTGGGGGATAAGGCTAAAACCATTGACCGCGCCGCCAAGACGGTGATTTCCGAACGCGGCGTGGTGATCGCGTATGACACCCTCGTTCTGGCTACCGGTTCTTACCCCTTTGTCCCTCCGGTGCCCGGTCATGACCGTCCGCACTGTCTGGTGTACCGCACCATCGAAGATCTGGAGGCGATGAAAAGCGCCGCGGCCTGCTCAAAAGTCGGCGTGGTGGTCGGCGGCGGCTTGCTCGGGCTGGAAGCGGCCAAAGCCTTGACCGATCTGGGACTGATTACCCATGTCGTGGAATTTGCCCCGCGCCTGATGGCGGTGCAATTGGACGAAGGCGGCGGCGCCTTGTTGAAACGCAAAATTGAAGCGCTGGGCGTCAGTGTCCATCTCAATAAAAACACCACCTTGATCGATGACGGCAGCACCTGTTTGCATAAAATGAATTTTGCCGGGGGCGATGTGCTGGAAACCGATTTGATTCTGTTTTCCGCCGGCATCCGTCCGCGCGACGACCTGGCCGCCGCCTGCGGCCTGGACATCGGCCCGCGCGGCGGCATCGTCATCGACAACCAGTGCCGCACCTCCGATCCGGCCATTTTTGCCATCGGTGAATGCGCGCTGTGGAATAACCGGATTTTCGGTCTGGTGGCACCGGGTTATGCGATGGCCCGTGCCGTCGTCTCGGTACTGGAAGGCGCCGGCAGCGCCTTTACCGGTGCCGACATGAGCACCAAACTGAAACTGATGGGTGTCGATGTCGCCAGCATCGGGGATGCCCATGCGGCCACCCCGGGCGCCCTGGTGTACACCTATCAAGACGGCGACAGCGATATCTACAAACGCCTGGTGGTCAGTGCCGATAAAAAGACCCTGCTGGGTGCGGTGCTGGTCGGCGAAGCCGCCGATTACGGCACCTTGCTGCAATACTGCTTGAACGGCATCGCCCTGCCGGAACACCCTGAAGCCTTGATCCTGCCGCGGCTGTCCGGCGAGCCGGTCGGCTTGGGCGCCGATGCGCTACCGGCCTCGGCCCAGATTTGCTCCTGCCACAACGTCAGCAAAGGCGACATCTGTGCGGCCATCGACACCGGCTGCACCTCGCTGGGCGCGCTCAAACAAGCCACCCAAGCGGCCACCGGCTGCGGCGGCTGCGGCGCCTTACTCAAATCGGTGTTGGATGCCGAATTGAAAAAACAGGGCGTGGCCGTCAATACCGACCTCTGTGAGCATTTTCCGCACACCCGGCAAGGCCTGTACCATTTGGTTATGGTCGGCGAGATCAAGACTTTCGCTGAATTGCTGGACAAGCACGGCCGCGGGCGCGGCTGTGAAATTTGCAAACAGGCGGTCGGCTCGATCCTGGCGTCTTACTGGAATGACTACATCCTGAAAAACGAGCACCTGGGCTTACAAGACACCAATGACCATTATCTGGCCAATATTCAAAAAGACGGCACCTATTCAGTGGTACCGCGCGTCGCCGGAGGTGAAATCGAACCGGAGAAATTGATCGTCCTGGGCCAGGTTGCCAAAAAATACGGACTGTATACCAAAATCACCGGCGCTCAACGGGTCGATTTGTTCGGCGCCCGCGTCGACCAGCTGCCGCTGATCTGGCGGGAGCTGGTCGATGCCGGCTTTGAAAGCGGCCATGCCTACGGCAAATCGCTGCGCACCGTCAAATCCTGTGTCGGCAGCACTTGGTGCCGGTACGGCGTCGATGACAGCGTCAGTCTGGCACTGTCCCTGGAAAACCGCTACAAGGGCCTGCGCTCGCCGCACAAGCTCAAATTCGCCGTGTCCGGCTGCACCCGCGAATGCGCCGAAGCGCAAAGCAAGGATATCGGCGTGATTGCCACCGAACACGGCTGGAATCTCTATGTCTGCGGCAACGGTGGCATGAAGCCGCGCCATGCCGACCTGTTCGCCACCCAGCTGGATCAAGCCACGCTGATCAAGTACATCGACCGCCTCCTGATCTTTTACGTGCGCACCGCCGACCGCCTGCAACGCACCTCGGTGTGGATGAACAACCTGGAAGGCGGTCTGGCGTATTTGCAGTCCGTGGTCATCGACGACAGCCTGGGCTTGGGCGATGAACTCGAAGCGCAGATGCAGCGCGTCATCGACACCTATCAATGCGAATGGAAAACCACGCTCGCCGATCCCGGCAAACTGAAACGGTTCCGGCATTTCGTCAACAGCGACCAGCCCGATGAGCGCATCCTGTTCGTTCAGGAACGCGGCCAGATCCGCCCGGCCAAAGACGAGGAACGCGCCGCCTTGACCCCGCACAAGCACTTCACCCTGTTAGAGGAAGCCTGA
- a CDS encoding PhzF family phenazine biosynthesis protein: MKYHYYIADVFTRRLFNGAQIAVFPNADGLNADTMALIAKELNLSETVFIFHQLKSAQTRRMRIFSPLAEVNFGGHPIIAAAYVLACCGDIDVSAPVTSLSFEQNAGNVEANISSRDGIPYFVQFTRKVSAIVDRFAPSDEELAGFLGLDQAELDHKKYSPRLVSCGYPYLIVPVWQYETVRKARFDYSAWSQSTAPQTAAQEILVFAPKSPYADADFNLRLVGPRIGLTEDPPVGSALPAFCAYLCSFEHTRKGTQTFAVDRGDAGSRRSVINLEMDHKGAEFLTVRVGGEAVLFAEGTIDLGAMNTRG, from the coding sequence ATGAAATACCATTACTACATTGCCGACGTGTTTACCCGGCGCCTGTTCAATGGCGCACAGATCGCCGTGTTTCCCAATGCGGACGGCCTGAATGCCGACACCATGGCCCTGATTGCCAAAGAACTGAACCTGTCCGAAACCGTCTTCATTTTTCATCAACTGAAGTCTGCCCAGACCCGGCGCATGCGGATTTTTTCCCCGTTAGCCGAAGTCAATTTCGGCGGCCATCCGATCATAGCCGCCGCCTATGTGCTGGCCTGCTGCGGCGACATTGACGTCTCCGCCCCGGTCACCTCGCTGAGCTTCGAACAAAATGCCGGCAACGTGGAAGCCAACATCTCCAGCCGGGACGGCATCCCCTATTTTGTGCAATTTACCCGCAAAGTCAGCGCGATCGTCGACCGCTTTGCGCCCAGCGACGAAGAACTGGCCGGCTTTTTAGGCCTGGACCAAGCCGAACTTGATCACAAGAAATATTCGCCCCGGCTGGTCTCCTGCGGCTATCCCTACCTGATCGTGCCGGTCTGGCAGTATGAAACGGTGCGCAAAGCCCGCTTCGATTACAGCGCCTGGAGCCAATCCACCGCGCCGCAGACCGCCGCCCAGGAGATCTTAGTGTTTGCGCCGAAATCACCTTATGCCGACGCCGACTTCAACCTGCGCTTAGTCGGCCCGCGCATCGGCCTGACCGAAGACCCACCGGTGGGCAGCGCCTTACCGGCGTTCTGCGCCTACCTGTGTTCGTTCGAGCATACCCGCAAAGGCACTCAGACCTTCGCGGTGGACCGCGGTGATGCCGGCTCCCGGCGTAGCGTCATCAATCTGGAAATGGATCATAAAGGCGCCGAGTTCCTGACCGTCCGGGTCGGCGGCGAAGCCGTGCTGTTTGCCGAGGGGACGATTGATCTGGGCGCCATGAATACCCGGGGATGA
- the fdhD gene encoding formate dehydrogenase accessory sulfurtransferase FdhD: MLNGSAVMPASLELGWPSYQQSRVERWTGGKQIVQQDYIAEEVPVSLVYNGQPHVVMLATPTNLEDFALGFSITEGIIKDRSELLGSRVVTRSNGIEVRLKIPEQRFQYISDKGRNLTGRTGCGLCGASTLQQAIRSPEPVQGELTVTAAELLNALDKIKLHQRLNQLTGAVHAAAWVVPGSGIQNIREDVGRHNALDKLIGALLSNAENLAGGFVIVTSRASYEMVQKTASVGIVMLAAISAPTGLAIRLAEETGLTLVGFARDDQHVVYAHSHRLTHPPYPSLIRNELP; this comes from the coding sequence GCGGTTATGCCGGCGTCACTGGAACTGGGCTGGCCCAGTTACCAGCAAAGCCGCGTCGAGCGCTGGACCGGGGGCAAGCAGATTGTGCAGCAGGATTATATTGCCGAGGAAGTCCCCGTTTCTCTGGTATATAACGGTCAGCCGCACGTGGTGATGCTTGCGACACCGACGAACCTTGAAGATTTTGCCTTGGGTTTCAGTATCACCGAAGGTATTATCAAGGACCGTTCCGAATTGCTCGGCTCGCGCGTCGTGACGCGTTCCAACGGCATTGAAGTCAGGTTGAAAATTCCGGAGCAGCGCTTCCAATATATATCAGATAAGGGCAGAAATTTGACAGGTCGCACCGGTTGCGGCTTATGCGGTGCCAGTACGCTGCAGCAAGCCATCCGCAGTCCTGAGCCCGTCCAAGGCGAGTTGACGGTAACCGCAGCCGAGCTTTTGAATGCATTGGATAAAATCAAGCTGCATCAGCGGCTTAATCAATTGACCGGAGCAGTCCATGCCGCAGCCTGGGTTGTCCCCGGTTCCGGCATACAAAATATCCGCGAGGACGTGGGCCGGCATAATGCGCTGGATAAATTGATAGGAGCACTATTATCAAATGCAGAGAATCTAGCCGGTGGTTTTGTCATTGTTACCAGCCGGGCCAGCTATGAAATGGTTCAAAAAACGGCCAGTGTGGGCATCGTCATGCTGGCGGCCATTTCTGCACCTACCGGCTTGGCAATACGTTTGGCGGAAGAAACCGGACTGACGCTGGTCGGCTTTGCCCGCGATGATCAGCATGTGGTTTATGCTCACTCCCACCGCTTGACACATCCCCCTTATCCTTCCTTGATCAGGAACGAATTACCATGA